From the Bombus huntii isolate Logan2020A chromosome 4, iyBomHunt1.1, whole genome shotgun sequence genome, the window TTGCTGTCGAATAACGGCGAATCATACGTTGATATCAAAACGTCGATTTTACCGATTCGTTTAATATCCCGATTTGAATAATTACGGTGTAAACACGTATTTAGTTGTTAGTGGTGAATCATGAATCATGAATCCGTGAATGGTCCGGTCAATCGTGGTAGCGAGACACGTCATAGCTCATGGGCATAAGATCGAAAAACGAAAGGAGTCGCGGAATTTAGgtagagaaagaggaagaaaagggaagaaagagaGCGGCGAGCATATACGTAAAGCAAGATTAACGAGGCGAAATACTGTCTGGTGGGAGGTTGCCAGAGCGTTGGCGCCAGCTGACCACCGTCGCGTCGTCGGACGACCTACGCGAATGTGTACGCGTGTACACTACTACCACGGACCACCGTTCCGCTTCTCTCAACGACTCAGTCGACTTCTTCGGAGATGACGCGCGCACGCGCGCGCATATTCGCTAATCACCTTATTCTTACTTCCTATTTTTCTTCGCGTTTCTTAATTACGTTGCCAGATTTTTTCTTAAGATGGTTGTCAATGAGAATTCTGATAGCTTCGATCATCGAGTATTATCCGAAACATCTGTTCCAActacacatacatacacacacgcgtatattactagttttgcaattCGCAACATCGCGACAGCACTCTTCGTAATCTTGTCCAAGTTTCTGCGTTCATAGAAATCACCTGTATTTACTAACGTGTTTGCGAATTTAGCGACCATCGGTACGGCTACGTTTGTATATACACGCATACATTGAAACGAACGTAAGCATAAACGCGCAACAAACAAATGGCGTAAATAGCGCGTGACAGGATATCGATATCTGCTCTGTTTAATTAACGCAACATCAACTACGTCAGCAGTCCCAGAAATTGCACGAGATCGCTAAAATGTATGACTACCACCCCGTTAGATGCGAATGTTCATCACGATTCCAAGTAATTCGTCTTTCCGCTTGACGATATATCGTCGTGTTACGCATTTAAACCTTCCAATCGGTGGCAATCATCTAATCTCGTTCCTCCCACATTCTCCTTTACTAAACTAGTACCCCGAATGTATTACTCGGAAAAATAGTGTAACAGAAGGAACAGGCAAAAAATCAAACGGGAGGAATAGGAAAAACTATAGACGAAGAAGACAAGTGTAAAGTTCAAACTGTCGATCGAAAAGTAATAATCGATTACAGAAACAGGTTAGAAGTTAGAACCGATTAGAAGCGAGAGCGGGTCACAACTTGTTTGCTATCTGGCTCTGTCTATTGGCCGCGAGCATCCAGTGCATGCGTGTCTGttcacgtatatgtatatgtatatacttctCGTATAGTCGGTGCGAGAGTGATTTTGTATATAGGATGCGACAATGTGGCGCCAAGCTCTCGCAGCCAAGCCAGTTTCTACTATATACGCATACACatacataaatacatatacataccaCTCTTTCGCTCTGATCTGTGCGCAGACGATGCGACTATGCAGGGTGTTTAAGACGCGACCAGTCAACCAGTTGTTTCGCGTCTTCGGCAAAAACATGATGAACACAAccaccgaacactcttttttcCACACGAACACCACTTGACACACGACGGCATATCTTTTATTCCCATCGATCCTTCCATGCTTTCCATCTATACATTTACTTACCAAATCACCATAAACATCGATTCACATAATCGTTATCAATATCGTTATTCTTTAGCGAAGCTGTTCATTCATATTCGATCGAAGATCAAacgattcgatcgatcgagtCACGTGTGTTCTTCAACCAACGCAATATTTATCGAACAAGTGCAAACGAACGATCGagcgaattttttaaattcaaaatagAAAGTACCGTTATTATGTTGTAATATACAATTAGCGATGTAAAGTGTGTATCCGTACACGAACGTAACGCACAACATTGAGTGTGTGAAAACGACGCTATATTTTCccaaaatacaattttaaattatatactaGCGATATCTGGTGGTGACGGAAGAAAACTGCGACTGGTTTATCGACTGATACGTATGTcgattatatgaaatttctcGAAACTAGCTCCCTCTTCAACGTCTTCGTGTCAACGATTGGCATTGTAAATTGTAAACGATGTTGATATTACTACATGTCTGTGATACATCTTTCAAGTGCATCACTCGAATGCCAAAGCGAACTGTGTCAAGAAATATTGCAAATTTTCTCTACGACAGAATACCTCTATGAGATATTTTGTCCATCGTATTCTATAAAATGAGTAAGCGATACACATTATTATTGTTAGCGATTGTATACGCGTTCAAATGATAACATGATCTGTTAGGTTCGCAAAATAGCAGAAGGGTTAGGTCACAACAGATTTTATCGCAACCGGTCCTCAAAAAACAACGTACGGATGATACTGCTGGTATTTTCCTTTCTCAGCCTACTGCAAGTACAAGTGCAAACATACCTCTTTCAAATACCTCTCCTAGTCGCGTGATTTCCGAAGATGACGATCAACTTgttaatagcgtaatacgatatctTCTTATATTGGACGGAGGAAAACAGATTGTCAATAAAACtcgtataataaaaaatgtttttggAAATCGAGGAAGACGTTTTCCTTCAGTAATGAACAAAGCAAAAAGTTTGTTATCAAAGGTACAAGTAAAACTATGACTTCCTGTTGTAATCAAAGTTTTAAATATATCCATGTGTTTATAGGTGTTTGGTTATGAACTGGTAGAACTCGAAGGTAACAAATATATGCtggtaaataaaataaagaatgaaTTACCACATATTTGTCCTCTTGGAACCGAAGGTAGCCAACAAGTATTGTTATTCATAGTGCTTACTCATATCTTCATGCTTCAAAACTCCTGTAGCGAAGGTAGTAATGCCAtgtgaaatatataatgttGTTTGAGAATGATCctaatttctatttatattcttcaaaTTATTTCAGAGTCTTTGTCGAATTTTCTTGCGAATTTAGATATTCCTTATGCAGATAACAATCAACATGTTTACTTTGGTAATGTCAAGTACTTGATAAACGAGGTAAAATATACAGTCTGAAAAATAGAGGcaagttagaaaaattacaaatctAGTGTGAAATAGGAATTGAGGTGAAATTAATTTGCTGACAGGTTTTTGTTGCTCAAAAATACCTTGACAAAATAACTATGgaaacaataaatttaacTAAGATAGAGTTTAAATGGGGTCCTCGTGCAGAGCATGAATTTTCTCAACGTGCTGCTTTGGAATTCATGTCTGAGGTGAGAACAtgttttaaattcaatttaaacaTATATAGTCTTTTCAATGATAAAAGTTATGTGTCTATAACAGGTATACAATGGACGTCCAATAAAAAGCTGGCAATTGCAATTTCAAGCTTTAACTGCTCAAGAAAAATTAGATAGATAAATTTCACGGACGTATCATTGCAAATGTGATAAAGAGAAACAGATTGCcatattttaaacaataatctatttataaaatgtacttttttcaaatatagAGATTACCTACAAATGAATTTTGCTTGTaacaaaaatatcattttgcaaaaatagcaaattgtaacaaaaatttttcatagcataaatttcgaaataattttaagCTTAAGACAAGCATTACGATCCAATTCGTCGAACAACTAAAGGAATAATCGACGCTTAAAATGTTTACAAACGTCCCTGAGTGCAGCCGTAAAACTGCGATGCGAGATTAAAACACGCGCATGTGTATATGTGCAGTCTCCGAGTTTAGTAGGATAATCGGAAGAAATCTAAAATACTCAGAGTTGCCCTAGTTTTAACTAAATCTAATCGGATTCATATTTCCGTTTTTAATTCCGTTACTACGTCGTACAACGAAGAACACTTACAAGCGAAAAAactataaaaagaataaataataaacgaaatgaatttttcttatacatttttaacgtGTCTTTTACAAACAAAAAATTCCTGCTTCTCGCAAGATTCACTGAAAATACACCATAATCTACGTCACAATGCGTTTCAGTGATACGAAAAATGCAAAAAGGAAAAGCATAACGGTAGAGTATTCGAGTTCTCGTTTGTTTTATTCAACGACTATAATTTAATGATTGAACAAAATCTTTGACGGTACTTTGTTTCGACATATCTCGAGAGATATATTTCAAGGATGCAAATATAGCGCTGTCATCGGTTAAAACCttccaaatattataaaatggtATAAAGTTTCATAATAAACAGTAAAGgtgaaaaatatcccatcgtaaacaataaatattaaaaacaaggATTAAAACGGCATGCTTTCGAACACAGAGCATTTCCACCAGAAAACAGGGATGGAAACGCGCAGTTACCAGTAATCGAGGTAAAAATCAGCTGGGCCAGCGAATCTGTGTCAGGCTGGGGGATCTAAACTAGCACGAGGCTTTACCGAATATTCAGTATTCGGCCGTCCTCCTCGCTAGGTGGTAGTGCGGTGCTCTACAGTTTGCATCACCGCAATACCGCGCGTATTACCGTCTATCTAGTCTACTTCCTattttatcctatattattcttaattttttattcaaatcaATTACACTGCGGGATCATTGGACACTTCGAATATATATGTGCATGCGCTCGCGCGCACTTGTGTATGTGAGTCGACATACATACAACGCGATATTACAAATTAGTACACGATTAAAATTCATTCTTCAACGTGATAGAGAAGCAACGAACTAAATTACAATAACGAAATGGTAAATAACCAAGTGAATAAATCGTGACTGAATACAagcgaataaaaatgaaatcaaTGAAATCGCAAAACGACCATATGATAATCGcgaaataacgatacgggacgTCGTTTGACAAAATACTTTTCGCGTAAGTGATTAATACAATGTGGAAAAAATGTGACAATGACCGTTTGATAGTCCTAAATGGCCGAAAACAACCGAGTATCGTACCAGAACGGTACTCCTTTTGGTCATGACGTTTGAATTTTTTCCCGCGCGATAACCGATCAAACAGTAAATCGAACAATTTATTCGTTTCGATCTTACGCCCAACGATTATATGTGTTAGAATCGAAAAGCGAACcaaaaaagaaagacaacTTCCCAAGTTGTATGACCTCAAGGCGATATATAATGCTTATCGTGGATGATCGGTATTATACTTCGTACACCACGTTGTGTTCGCagtagaaatatttataataacttTTAATAAATGGAAAGAGTGTGAACATCAAAATGGTGTATGTCTAACATCCATTATCGATAACCGCGAGGAgaaagaaattgtaaaaaaaattgttatttagCGTTAGAATAGTGAACGTAGAAGTACGCGTGTACTTGAACACTTGAAGAACGTTGTATGAGGCGAAAAACTGGGCAAAATGTTCAATCTATATCAAAATTTGAACAAAAAGGACGAAGATCACAAAGAGTCGGACGTGACCGGACACGATAGATTCTGGCAGGAACGTCCGAGGACGCGTCGAAAGCGTCGTGCCGTTAATCGAAGGACTCAGAGCGCCATCGAATTTGATTCCGAGGCTATAGTTTCCGCTCGAGGCACTCTTCGTCGTGGAAGAAGCGCGAGCATCGAAGATGAAGATAGCGACGAAGAAAAGAGTTACCAATTGACCAACAAAATCGACAATCTAGCTAAAATACTATTTAGTCGCGTATCCGCTGCTCGAGGTTGCAAGGATTCCGATGTCAGGTACGTTCTACTTcttgccttctttttcttctgttttctttcTATTCGTTCTCTTTTCTTGTTTCCTTCCCTTCTTCCCCTGTTTCTATCTTTTCATCTCTTGTTCTTATTCTCAAGTTTGTTTCATGATCTCGTTCATAATCATTGttaatgttattattaatattaacgtGCCACGTCCGTACAATTATCAGCAGCATTGCCAtttaatgtatgtatatgtatataccaGCATGACAGAGAGGAATGTTTCGCACGATCGATACTAGCCGAGTTATTCTAATTCCAGCTAACGACAGCAAAACACTACGTGAGGCATATCACTACTTGAACATCCATCGTCATTAAAATCGAAATTTGTTAGTATTGATACGATAAACGTCTGACGtaaatacatatgtagatCTTTTCCTGTTTCGACTGTAATTATTGTTCGAGCTTCATTGTATTGTTCGATTAATCTACATGTCATTCGCGAAACGTTAATACTCCTGAAATATTGTTTGTCAAGCAGTTACCTATCGATCGTCCTCGAGTATACTTGACCCTCGATTTCACGATACACACCATTAAAACAACCAGTAGCACAAATAAAATTGAGTTGCTATTCATTTACAAAGCGAATCGATCACCAATCTTTCTTCTAGGTTATAGTTAACTGAGTTTCTGGATCATTTTCGATCGAAATGATACGTACATAGTACGTATAAACgctaaatatatataaccaTATTAAAATATGGCTTTGCTTGAAAgtaattatattgaaattatgattttttattaaattttcctcCGATGACAACAGAAACGAGTGATTGTGATATAATTGATCGTCATCACGATTGTACACAAAATGTACGATCTCGAAGTAAACGAATACCAGTTGTACAACAACGCAGGTAATGCGCGagtctttctctttctcatcTATCTTAACTTTTGCAAAATTCGTAAGATGAATTGGAGATATAGAGAATGAAAGAAACGAGTTCGTTCGTGAAACATCGATATTACTACAATAGTCATCTTATTAGATGAAACCCTTGTATTCGTAGAGAGAGATGGCTGCTCGCTAATAACGCGACCGATCCAGTTTGTAGTGGTTGGTGTGTACATCTAATCTGTTATTGGTAT encodes:
- the LOC126864843 gene encoding non-structural maintenance of chromosomes element 3 homolog, which encodes MSSQNSRRVRSQQILSQPVLKKQRTDDTAGIFLSQPTASTSANIPLSNTSPSRVISEDDDQLVNSVIRYLLILDGGKQIVNKTRIIKNVFGNRGRRFPSVMNKAKSLLSKVFGYELVELEGNKYMLVNKIKNELPHICPLGTEGSQQVLLFIVLTHIFMLQNSCSEESLSNFLANLDIPYADNNQHVYFGNVKYLINEVFVAQKYLDKITMETINLTKIEFKWGPRAEHEFSQRAALEFMSEVYNGRPIKSWQLQFQALTAQEKLDR